The proteins below come from a single Mycolicibacterium sp. TY81 genomic window:
- a CDS encoding metal-dependent hydrolase, which translates to MAVRSAQPRSARNAGAVYPRTRRIRFRFNEEASRKYFVAGDMVFSHFVAGLSGAFPPGEEGFIRSVRRFADRITDPELKKRVAGFIGQESMHGQEHRHLNEKLIAMGYPLAWWDSESFKDRRIRLEDRLPAHVHLALTAAAEHYTAVLAERVLSSDELQSIPADPEVWHLLNWHALEELEHKSVAFDVYRAVGGTERTRIAVMVAACALLLPVTLVSLAVSVGSDPVARRRPDRLVRETYELFTGPIFKGLLPDLAVYLRPGFHPDDVDTTELAQQWRDTLFGTDGVLVDHLR; encoded by the coding sequence ATGGCCGTACGCAGTGCGCAACCCAGGTCAGCGCGGAACGCCGGGGCGGTGTATCCCCGGACCCGGCGAATCCGCTTCCGCTTCAACGAGGAAGCGAGCCGGAAGTACTTCGTCGCCGGCGACATGGTGTTCAGCCATTTCGTCGCCGGTCTCTCGGGCGCATTTCCGCCCGGCGAGGAAGGCTTCATCCGATCGGTCCGCCGATTCGCCGACCGCATCACCGATCCCGAGCTCAAGAAACGGGTCGCCGGCTTCATCGGCCAGGAGTCGATGCATGGACAGGAACATCGGCACCTCAACGAGAAGCTCATCGCGATGGGCTACCCCCTCGCGTGGTGGGATTCAGAATCCTTCAAAGACAGGCGGATTCGGCTCGAAGACCGGTTGCCCGCTCATGTGCATCTGGCATTGACGGCCGCCGCGGAGCACTACACCGCGGTGCTGGCCGAACGGGTGTTGTCGAGTGACGAGTTGCAATCGATCCCGGCCGATCCGGAAGTGTGGCATCTGCTGAATTGGCATGCGCTGGAAGAACTCGAGCACAAGTCGGTGGCCTTCGACGTGTACCGCGCCGTCGGTGGCACCGAGCGCACCCGCATCGCGGTCATGGTGGCGGCGTGCGCACTGCTGCTCCCGGTGACGCTCGTTTCTCTTGCCGTCTCGGTCGGGTCCGACCCGGTCGCGCGGCGCCGGCCCGACCGCCTGGTGCGCGAGACGTACGAGCTGTTCACCGGCCCGATATTCAAGGGTCTGCTGCCCGACCTCGCGGTCTACCTACGCCCTGGCTTCCACCCCGACGACGTCGACACGACCGAACTGGCCCAGCAGTGGCGCGACACCCTCTTCGGCACCGACGGCGTCCTCGTTGACCACCTCAGATAG
- a CDS encoding TetR/AcrR family transcriptional regulator, with protein MPVDVTRVAVRMSAPTGDARADRWRAHRATVKADLIEATLRAIDEYGPDLSIDDVVKTAGVPRPKLYRFFTDKETLFAAVGERMQELIVQRVMPCFHVTATALELVSSALTAYVDLVAERPNLFRFVVGSHFSDDHSRTKLLENGRNLSSAMTEVLAAMVRAHGGDGDHLEYTADAILGAVALGVLRWLNEPTIGKDELIAQLTPVIWGAVSAAAAARGVVIAPDEQMALFGTTD; from the coding sequence ATGCCCGTGGACGTCACCCGTGTCGCGGTGCGGATGTCCGCACCGACCGGTGACGCGCGGGCCGACCGCTGGCGGGCGCATCGCGCGACGGTGAAGGCCGACCTGATCGAGGCCACCTTGCGCGCCATCGACGAGTACGGTCCCGACCTGTCTATCGACGACGTGGTGAAAACCGCCGGCGTCCCGCGGCCGAAGTTGTACCGCTTCTTCACCGACAAGGAGACGTTGTTCGCCGCGGTCGGCGAGCGCATGCAGGAACTGATCGTGCAGCGCGTCATGCCCTGCTTCCACGTCACGGCGACGGCATTGGAGCTCGTGAGTTCCGCACTGACCGCCTACGTCGATCTGGTGGCCGAGCGGCCCAACCTCTTTCGCTTCGTCGTCGGCTCCCATTTCAGCGACGACCATTCCCGGACCAAGCTGCTCGAGAACGGCCGCAATCTGTCGAGCGCGATGACCGAGGTGCTCGCGGCGATGGTGCGCGCCCATGGCGGCGACGGCGACCACCTCGAATACACGGCCGACGCGATCCTCGGCGCCGTGGCACTCGGCGTGCTGCGCTGGCTCAACGAGCCGACGATCGGTAAAGACGAACTCATCGCGCAACTGACGCCCGTGATCTGGGGTGCGGTGTCGGCGGCGGCTGCTGCCCGCGGCGTCGTCATCGCACCCGACGAACAGATGGCGTTGTTCGGCACCACCGACTGA
- a CDS encoding alpha-amylase family glycosyl hydrolase → MTDPRWWSRAVFYQLYPRSFADSDGDGVGDLDGVTAHLDHLRALGVDALWLNPVMVSPMVDHGYDVADPRDVDPLFGGMAALDRLLAAAGAAGIKVTMDLVPNHTSSAHPWFRAALAAGAGSPERDRYLFRDGRGPDGGLPPNNWRSVFGGPAWTRVTEPDGSPGQWYLHLFDAAQPDLNWDNPAVPADLERTLRFWLDRGVAGFRIDVAHGMAKPADLPDMADPEGVMLTTRVDDPRFNNDGVHAIHRGIRTVLDDYPDAATVGEVWVFDNEDFAKYLRPDELHLGFNFRLVRADFTAAAVREAIENSLAAAELADSPPTWTLSNHDVEREVTRYGDGAQGLSRARAMALVMLALPGAVFVYNGEELGLPNVELPDDVLQDPVWERSGHTERGRDGCRVPLPWSGDSAPYGFSSTARTWLPMPDGWGPLTVAAQSADPDSTLSLFRRAIELRRGRTVLGRSVRWLPTADDLLAFQCEDGLVCLLNAGSTTVDMPGGRVVLASGPLPDGRIPPDTALWLTYD, encoded by the coding sequence ATGACGGATCCGCGGTGGTGGTCCCGCGCGGTCTTCTATCAGCTCTACCCGCGCTCGTTCGCCGACAGCGACGGTGACGGCGTCGGCGATCTCGACGGCGTCACCGCGCACCTGGACCATCTGCGCGCACTCGGCGTCGACGCGCTGTGGCTCAACCCCGTGATGGTCTCCCCCATGGTCGATCACGGGTATGACGTCGCCGACCCGCGTGACGTCGATCCGCTGTTCGGCGGAATGGCGGCGCTCGACCGGCTGCTCGCCGCCGCCGGTGCGGCGGGCATCAAGGTCACCATGGATCTGGTCCCCAACCACACCAGCTCGGCGCACCCGTGGTTCCGGGCGGCGCTCGCCGCGGGCGCGGGCAGCCCCGAACGCGACCGCTACCTCTTCCGTGATGGGCGCGGGCCGGACGGCGGTCTGCCGCCGAACAATTGGCGGTCGGTGTTCGGCGGGCCCGCTTGGACCCGGGTCACCGAACCCGACGGCAGCCCCGGCCAGTGGTACCTGCACCTGTTCGACGCCGCACAGCCGGACCTGAACTGGGACAACCCGGCGGTCCCTGCGGATCTGGAACGGACGCTGCGGTTCTGGCTGGACCGCGGCGTCGCCGGATTCCGGATCGACGTGGCGCACGGGATGGCGAAACCGGCCGACCTGCCGGACATGGCCGATCCCGAAGGGGTCATGCTCACCACCCGGGTCGACGATCCGCGGTTCAACAACGACGGCGTGCACGCCATTCACCGCGGCATCCGGACGGTGCTCGACGACTATCCCGACGCCGCCACCGTCGGCGAGGTCTGGGTGTTCGACAACGAGGATTTCGCCAAGTACCTCCGGCCCGACGAACTGCATCTGGGCTTCAATTTCCGTTTGGTACGAGCCGATTTCACCGCAGCGGCCGTCCGCGAGGCGATCGAGAATTCGCTGGCCGCCGCCGAACTGGCCGACTCACCGCCCACGTGGACGCTGTCCAACCACGACGTCGAACGCGAGGTGACCCGTTACGGCGATGGCGCACAGGGGCTTTCGCGAGCCCGGGCGATGGCGCTGGTGATGCTGGCACTGCCGGGCGCGGTGTTCGTCTACAACGGCGAAGAACTCGGGCTGCCCAACGTCGAGCTGCCCGACGACGTGCTGCAGGACCCCGTGTGGGAGCGTTCCGGCCACACCGAGCGGGGCCGCGACGGCTGCCGGGTGCCGCTGCCCTGGTCCGGCGACAGCGCCCCGTACGGGTTCTCGTCGACCGCGCGGACGTGGCTCCCGATGCCCGACGGCTGGGGGCCGTTGACGGTCGCCGCGCAGTCCGCGGACCCGGATTCGACACTGTCGCTCTTCCGGCGTGCCATCGAATTGCGCCGGGGCCGAACAGTTTTGGGACGGTCGGTGCGGTGGCTGCCGACCGCGGACGACCTGCTGGCATTCCAGTGCGAGGACGGCCTGGTGTGCCTGCTGAACGCGGGCAGCACAACGGTCGACATGCCCGGCGGCCGGGTGGTGCTCGCGAGTGGACCATTGCCCGACGGGCGAATCCCACCCGACACGGCCCTCTGGCTGACTTACGATTAG
- a CDS encoding globin, producing the protein MATVTEAQRSFYDEVGGAETFHLLVSRFYQLVRDDEILRPLYPEDDLDGAEHRLRMFLEQYWGGPRTYGQERGHPRLRMRHAPFRIGFLERDAWLRCMHSALASIGPETIDDAHRQALLDYFDMAAQHMVNSAF; encoded by the coding sequence ATGGCGACCGTGACAGAGGCGCAGCGGTCGTTCTACGACGAAGTCGGTGGAGCGGAGACCTTCCATCTCCTGGTGTCGCGGTTCTACCAACTGGTCCGCGACGACGAAATCCTGCGCCCGCTGTATCCCGAGGACGACCTCGACGGCGCCGAGCACCGGCTGCGGATGTTCCTCGAGCAGTACTGGGGCGGCCCCCGCACCTACGGCCAGGAACGCGGCCATCCCCGGCTGCGGATGCGGCACGCCCCGTTCCGGATCGGCTTCCTCGAGCGTGACGCCTGGCTGCGGTGCATGCACAGCGCGCTCGCCTCGATCGGCCCGGAGACCATCGACGACGCGCACCGGCAGGCGCTGCTCGACTACTTCGACATGGCCGCCCAGCACATGGTCAACTCGGCGTTCTGA
- a CDS encoding HNH endonuclease — protein sequence MSQRRKVRGHRLHGAAAGSPVSSPALSSPLHAVESSPTDGSLWGRRRVLLLNSTYEPLTALPMRRAVIMVLCGKADVVHADPSGPVIHSATRAVAVPSVIRLRSYVRVPYRARIPMTRAALMHRDRFRCAYCGGKADTVDHVVPRSRGGEHSWENCVAACGPCNHRKADRLLSELGWTLHAVPLPPKGQHWRLLSAVKELDPAWVRYLGEGAA from the coding sequence ATGTCGCAACGGAGGAAGGTCCGCGGCCACAGACTTCACGGCGCCGCGGCGGGTTCGCCTGTGTCGAGCCCGGCACTGTCATCACCCCTGCACGCAGTCGAATCAAGTCCCACCGACGGCTCGCTCTGGGGCCGCCGCCGCGTCCTGCTGCTGAATTCGACCTACGAACCGCTGACCGCGCTGCCCATGCGGCGCGCCGTGATCATGGTGCTGTGCGGCAAAGCCGATGTGGTCCACGCCGATCCGTCCGGTCCCGTCATACACTCGGCGACCCGCGCGGTCGCCGTCCCGTCGGTCATCCGGCTGCGTAGCTATGTGCGGGTCCCATATCGGGCCCGCATTCCCATGACCCGGGCCGCTCTGATGCACCGGGACCGGTTCCGCTGCGCGTACTGCGGCGGCAAGGCCGACACCGTCGACCACGTCGTGCCGCGCAGCCGCGGCGGCGAGCACTCCTGGGAGAACTGCGTCGCGGCGTGTGGTCCGTGCAATCACCGCAAGGCCGACCGGCTACTGAGTGAACTCGGCTGGACCCTGCACGCGGTGCCGTTGCCGCCCAAAGGGCAGCACTGGCGACTGCTCTCCGCGGTCAAGGAGCTCGATCCGGCCTGGGTGCGGTATCTCGGCGAAGGGGCCGCCTGA
- a CDS encoding DUF5130 domain-containing protein yields the protein MASGSQTEVANIDPANLPYGYAVTYSGRISGVTEPGELSVHYPFPVKDLVFLDDALKYGSRAAGARFAVYIGDLGADTAATAREVLATVPTPNNAVLLAVSPNQKAIEVVYGAEVRGRGIEEAAPLGVSAAAASFKQGNLMDGLISAVRVLSAGVSPA from the coding sequence GTGGCAAGTGGTAGCCAGACCGAGGTCGCAAACATCGATCCGGCCAACCTGCCGTACGGCTACGCCGTCACGTACAGCGGCCGCATCTCCGGCGTCACCGAGCCCGGTGAGCTGTCGGTGCACTACCCGTTCCCGGTCAAGGACCTGGTGTTCCTCGACGACGCCCTGAAGTACGGCTCGCGCGCCGCGGGCGCCCGCTTCGCCGTCTACATCGGCGACCTGGGTGCGGACACCGCCGCCACCGCGCGTGAGGTGCTGGCCACCGTGCCGACGCCGAACAACGCAGTGCTGCTGGCCGTCTCGCCGAACCAGAAGGCCATCGAGGTCGTCTACGGCGCCGAGGTCCGCGGTCGCGGTATCGAAGAGGCTGCCCCGCTGGGTGTGTCCGCGGCTGCGGCGTCGTTCAAGCAGGGCAACCTGATGGACGGCCTGATCAGCGCGGTCCGCGTGCTGAGCGCCGGCGTCTCGCCCGCCTGA